A region of the Streptomyces sp. NBC_00442 genome:
GACGATCCGTCAACTGCCGTTCCTTGCATGGTGATCAGGACGGGTTTCACCGTTCCGGGGGGTGCGTACGTCCTTGTAGTACGCACCCCCCGGCCCAGCTGCCGCGGACCCCGCTCGGGTCCACGGCGACCGGCCGAGGGCCGTCCCCCTCGGCCGGACTCCTTGGGGTCAGGCCTGCGCGGCGATCCGGGCGAGGCGCTGGGCCTCTTCACGGGTCGCCACCGCGATGGCGTCCTCGTCGACCGTGGTGAGGCGGCTGTTCTCGACGATCTGCCTGCCGTTCACGAACGAGGCGGTCACGGGCGCCGCGGCGCCGAACACCAGCGCCGTGACCGGGTCGGCGATGGAGGCGTGAGCGAGGGTGTCCAGCTTCCACAGCACGAGGTCGGCGAGCTTGCCGGCTTCGAGCGAGCCGATCTCGGCGGCGCGGCCGAGTACTTGGGCGCCGCCGTAGGTGCCCAGGCGCAGGGCCTGGCGGGCGTTGAGCGCGCGTTCGCGGTGCTGGGCGTTGAGGCGGTTGATGAGCAGCGCGTTGCGCAGTTCGGTGTGGAGCTCGCCCGACTCGTTGGAGGCGGTGCCGTCGACACCGAGGCCGACGGGCACGCCGGCCTTCAGCATGTCCGGGACGCGGGCGATGCCGGCGGCCAGGCGCGCGTTGGACGAGGGGCAGTGGGCGACGCCGGTGCCGGTGCGGGCGAAGGCGGCGATGTCGGAGTCGTTCATGTGGACGCAGTGCGCCATCCACACGTCGCTGCCGAGCCAGCCGGTCGACTCGAAGTAGTCGGTCGGGCCCATGCCGAACAGCTCCTTGCAGAACTGCTCCTCCTCCATGGTCTCCGAGCCGTGCGTGTGCAGCCGTACGCCCTTGGCGCGGGCCAACTCGGCGCCCTGCTTCATGAGTTCGGTGGAGACCGAGAAGGGCGAGCAGGGCGCGACGGCGACCTGGGTCATGGAACCGAAGGAGGCGTCGTGGAAGCGGTCGACGGTCTCGGCGGTCGCGGCGAGCGCGCCGTCGAGGGTCTCGACGGCGAAGTCCGGCGGCAGGCCGCCGTCCTTGACGCTGCGGTCCATGGAGCCGCGGGCCAGGGTGAAGCGCACGCCCATCTCGGAGGCGGCGCCGATGATCGCGCCGGACAGGTCGCCGGAGCCCCGTGGATACACGTAGTGGTGGTCCATGGCGGTGGTGACGCCGCCGCGGGCCATCATCGCGAGGGAGCCCTGGGCCGCCACGCGCCCCATCCGTTCGTCGATGCGCGCCCATGTCGGGTACAGCGCGACCAGCCAGTCGAAGAGGTTGTGGTCGGTGGCCATGCCGCGGGTGATCCACTGGTAGAAGTGGTGGTGCGTGTTGACCAGGCCGGGGGTGACCAGATGGCCGGTGGCGTCGATGCGGCGGACCACGTCGGCAAGGCCCTGGGGGGCCGCGCCGGCTCCGACCGACTCGATGGTGTTGCCGGCGATGACCAGGTGGCCGGATGCATACTCGGTGTCGTTCGCGTCCACGGTTGCGATCGCACAGTTTTCGATGACGATGCGCTGAGGGGCTGCCGAAGGTGCCATGATGCTTCCTTCTTTGCTCAGTGGCGGTTGTGACGGGGGCACGGCAGGACCCTACGAGGATTTGAGTGCCGGGGCCGCGACGCGGCTCCGGGTGCCGAGATGGTGGAAGAAGAGGTTCAGCAGCACCGCGGTGAGCGCCCCGGCGCTGATGCCCGATCCGAGCACGGTCTGTGCCCAGGCGGGGAATCCGGCGTAGAAGGTGGGTGCGGCGAGGGGGATGATGCCCGCTCCGAGTGCCACGGCCACCAGGATGATGTTGGAGCTGTCGTCGAGTCCGGCCTCGGAGAGCGTGCGGATGCCGCTGACCGCGATCGAGCCGAACAGGACGATTCCCGCGCCGCCGAGCACCGGCATCGGGACCAGCGAGACGACCGCGCCGAGCACCGGGAAGGCTCCGAGCACCAGAAGGGCGCCGCCCGCGACGGCGACAACGTACCTGCTGCGTACGCGAGTCAGCGAGACGACCCCGACGTTCTGGGCGAACGCGCTGGTGGGGAAGCCGCCGAAGACGGGGCCAAGGAGCGTGGCGATGCCGTCGGTGCGCAGGCCGCGGGCGATGGTGCGGCCGTCGGTGCGGCGCTCGCAGATCTCGCCGATGGCGAGCATGCCGGCGCTGGACTCGGTCATGAGGACCAGCATCACGATGCACAGCGAGAGCACGGCGGCGGGGTGGAACTCGGGGGCGCCGAAGGAGAAGGGCGTCGGCAGGGCCGCGACGGGCGCGGACCGCATCGCGGAGAAGTCGGCCATGCCGAACGGGATCGCCGCGAGTGTGCCGATCAACAGGCCAAGCAGCAGGGCGACTTGGCGCAGGAATCCGCGGCCGAAGCGCTGGAAGAGCAGGATCACCACGAGCGTGAAGGCGGCGAGCGCCAGGTTCTTCATGGAGCCGAAGTCGGCGGCCGTCTTGTCACCGCCCTGGGCCCAGGACACGGGTACCGGCATGAGCGTGACGCCGATGAGCGTGATCACGACACCGGTCACCAGCGGCGGGAAGAAGCGCAGCAGCCGGCCGAAGAAGGGGCCGACCAGGAGGCAGAAGACTCCGGCGACCATCACCGCGCCGTAGATGGCGGGGAGTTGGTGGCCTGGCGCGCTGGTCTCGGCGATCGCGAGCATGGGGGCGATGCCGGCCGATGAGGCCGCGTTCACGAACGGGAGCCGGTTTCCGGCGAAGTTCGCGACGCCGAGGGTCTGCAGGACGGTGGCGAGACCCGCGATGAGCAGACTGGCGGCGATGAGCCGGGTCTGTCCCGCGGTGTCGAGGCCGACCGCCTGGCCGATGATGAGCGGAGGGGTGACAACGCCCGCGTACATGGCGGCGATGTGCTGGAGCGCGGCGGGGACGAGCCGCGAGGGGGGGAGCTTTTCATCCACCGGGTGCACGGCACCGTCGGGTGGGGTGGGACATGGGCCGTCGGCAGGTGCCGGCGCCATTGCGGGCTGTGCCATGAGAATCCCTCCGGTCCGAGCCGTCCCCCGCCCGACTGCGGGCGGGCGGGGGACGGCTCGGGGCCGCGTCAGAGGTTGGTCATGTCGACCGGGATCTGCGGCTCGACGCCGTCGCGCAGGACGGTCGCCTCGATCAGACCGTACGGACGGTCGGCCGCGAAGTAGACCTCGTTGTCGTTCTTGAGCCCGAACGGCTCGAGGTCCACCAGGAAGTGGTGCTTGTTCGGCAGCGAGAAACGGACTTCGTCGATCTCGGACCGGCTGTTGATGATGCGCGAACCCATCTGGTACAGGGTCTGCTGGAGCGAGAGGGAGTACGTCTCGGCGAAGGCCTGCAGCATGTGCTTGCGCACCTGCTCGTAGGACTTCTCCCAGTTGGGCGCCTTCTGCTCGTCGTCGGTCCAGTTGAAGCGCCAGCGCGCGGAGACCTGGGTTGCCAGGATCCGGTCGTAGGCCTCCTGGAGCGTCGTGTACTTGTCCTTGACGTAGCCCCAGAATTCGGAGTTCGTCGAGTTCATCACGACCAGGTCCTTGAGGCCCGAGATGACCTCCCACTTCTCACCGTCGTAGGTGATCTGGGTGACCCGGGTCTCCTGGCCCTTGCGGACGAAGGAGTGCTTGACGTCGTCGGAGCCGATGAACTTCGAGTTGGCCTCGGAGGTCTCGATGCGCTCCCAGGAGTACTCCTCGATCCGGATCCGCGCGATCTTGATCGGCTCCTGCGAGGTCACGAAGTGCCGCGCGAGGTGGATGCCGAACTGCTCGGCGGACTCGATGCCGTACTCCTTGGCGAACGCGTACACCGTGTTCTTGGTGGTGTCGGTCGGCAGGCAGTTGGCGTTCGAGCCGTTGTAGTGCACGTCCTCCATGTCACCGGAGAGGGCGACGGAGACGTTCAGGTCCTTGATGTGGTGCGTGTCGCCGTCCCGCGTGATCTTGACGACGCGGTTCTCTGCTTTGCCGTACTGGTTCTGGCCGAGAATCGTGGGCATGTCTGCTAGCTCCCTCGGTAAACGGAGTAGCCGAACGGGTTGAGCAGCAGCGGTACGTGATAGTGCTCGCCCGGGGTGACGGCGAAAGTGATCGCCACCTCCGGGAAGAACGCACCGCTGTCCCTTACGCGGGGGGCGTCCTGCTGCGCCTCGGCTTGCTTCTTCTTGGAGAAGTACGTCTCGACCTCGAAATCGAGACGCACGTGGGTCGTGCCTTCCGGCAGCGCCGGCAGGTCCTTGCAGCGCCCGTCCGCATCGGTCGCGGAGCCGCCGAGCGCGGTCCACTCGGCGTCGGAGCCCGAGCGGGCCGCGAGCGAGATGGCGACGCCCTCGGCGGGGCGTCCGACGCTGGTGTCCAGGATGTGCGTGGACACCGAGGCGGTGGTGGCGGTGCTCATCAGTCCTTGTCCTCTTCTACAAGACGGGTCAGCCGGATTCGGTTGATCTTCCCGAGCTCGGTGCGCACGATCTCGCGCTCCTCGTCGGAGGTGTTGCCGATCCGGGTCTTGACCGCATCGCGCATCTGCTCGCCGGTGGCGCCGGTCGCGCAGATCAGGAAGACATGGCCGAACTTCTCCTGGTAGGCCAGGTTCAGTTCGAGCAGCTCGGCCTTGAGGGCCTCGGAGGCCCCGGCCA
Encoded here:
- a CDS encoding 8-oxoguanine deaminase, whose amino-acid sequence is MAPSAAPQRIVIENCAIATVDANDTEYASGHLVIAGNTIESVGAGAAPQGLADVVRRIDATGHLVTPGLVNTHHHFYQWITRGMATDHNLFDWLVALYPTWARIDERMGRVAAQGSLAMMARGGVTTAMDHHYVYPRGSGDLSGAIIGAASEMGVRFTLARGSMDRSVKDGGLPPDFAVETLDGALAATAETVDRFHDASFGSMTQVAVAPCSPFSVSTELMKQGAELARAKGVRLHTHGSETMEEEQFCKELFGMGPTDYFESTGWLGSDVWMAHCVHMNDSDIAAFARTGTGVAHCPSSNARLAAGIARVPDMLKAGVPVGLGVDGTASNESGELHTELRNALLINRLNAQHRERALNARQALRLGTYGGAQVLGRAAEIGSLEAGKLADLVLWKLDTLAHASIADPVTALVFGAAAPVTASFVNGRQIVENSRLTTVDEDAIAVATREEAQRLARIAAQA
- a CDS encoding nucleobase:cation symporter-2 family protein, encoding MAQPAMAPAPADGPCPTPPDGAVHPVDEKLPPSRLVPAALQHIAAMYAGVVTPPLIIGQAVGLDTAGQTRLIAASLLIAGLATVLQTLGVANFAGNRLPFVNAASSAGIAPMLAIAETSAPGHQLPAIYGAVMVAGVFCLLVGPFFGRLLRFFPPLVTGVVITLIGVTLMPVPVSWAQGGDKTAADFGSMKNLALAAFTLVVILLFQRFGRGFLRQVALLLGLLIGTLAAIPFGMADFSAMRSAPVAALPTPFSFGAPEFHPAAVLSLCIVMLVLMTESSAGMLAIGEICERRTDGRTIARGLRTDGIATLLGPVFGGFPTSAFAQNVGVVSLTRVRSRYVVAVAGGALLVLGAFPVLGAVVSLVPMPVLGGAGIVLFGSIAVSGIRTLSEAGLDDSSNIILVAVALGAGIIPLAAPTFYAGFPAWAQTVLGSGISAGALTAVLLNLFFHHLGTRSRVAAPALKSS
- the pucL gene encoding factor-independent urate hydroxylase, whose product is MPTILGQNQYGKAENRVVKITRDGDTHHIKDLNVSVALSGDMEDVHYNGSNANCLPTDTTKNTVYAFAKEYGIESAEQFGIHLARHFVTSQEPIKIARIRIEEYSWERIETSEANSKFIGSDDVKHSFVRKGQETRVTQITYDGEKWEVISGLKDLVVMNSTNSEFWGYVKDKYTTLQEAYDRILATQVSARWRFNWTDDEQKAPNWEKSYEQVRKHMLQAFAETYSLSLQQTLYQMGSRIINSRSEIDEVRFSLPNKHHFLVDLEPFGLKNDNEVYFAADRPYGLIEATVLRDGVEPQIPVDMTNL
- the uraH gene encoding hydroxyisourate hydrolase is translated as MSTATTASVSTHILDTSVGRPAEGVAISLAARSGSDAEWTALGGSATDADGRCKDLPALPEGTTHVRLDFEVETYFSKKKQAEAQQDAPRVRDSGAFFPEVAITFAVTPGEHYHVPLLLNPFGYSVYRGS